TTCGAGTTTCTCTTCTCGAGAGAGGTTCTCAGAAATAGACAAGAGCGACTCGACTCCCGCCACAGCGTTAATGAATTCCTCATTATGCATGTGAAGATCGACAAATCCTCCGAGGATGTCCGTGCTGGTGCCTGTGAGCTCGAGGGCAGATTCAAGGTACTCTCGGCATTCCTCGGGGGCATCAAGATGATTCAACGCGATGTCGGCGAGTTTGATCAGAATACGGGATCGCTGCTCGTCGGTCTTTACGTTCGTCGCAAGGCCTGAGAGAAAACTATAACATTCGGCGTGTCTTGAGTGAGTTGCGAACCCGAAAATGGCTCGTCGCAACGCGACTTCGTCATCCGGTGACTGGTCTAGGAGATGCGTCCACCGCGATACCGCGTCAGGGTCGGCCTTTAGCTCTCCCTCGTAGGCCTTCTCAAGTGCCGCTTCAAGATTGGGTCTCAGGTCTGCAGGTGCTCGGGTCAAACGCGCTCGAATGATCGAGGCAAGGTCTCCAAAATTGTTCTCGGCCTCGTAGAGTCTGGAAAGATTGGAGAACGCAACTTCGTTGTTCGGAGCAACTTCAAGAACCTTCCGGAGGTTTCGAATCGCGAGCAGGTTCTGGGAACGGCTCAAATAGGACATTGCGCCGCGCAATCCGACGAGCTCGACCACTCGTGGGTTCGAGGTAGCTTCCAAGATATCATTTAAGAACTCATCAAGCGCTTCTTCGCCTTGTTCTTCGCTCAAAGATTCGAGCGTGGCCAATGTTTCGGTGGTGATATGTGTCTCGGGCTCAGACGCGAGAAATGCGGCAAAGAGCAAGAATGCGCGTTGGGATTCGCCGTCCTCCTTGAGCACCCTCGCGAGTTCAAGGTTGGCTGTTCGCTTCTCAATGGTAGCGAGGTCTTTGGAGATTCGGTCTTCTAACCATGCGCGATAGGAGTTCTTCGCGTCAGCGTGCTGGCCAGTACGCTTGAGTCCTTCGAGGGCCTTATCGGTGGCTGGACCGCCTGTTTCCACAGCAAAAACGAACGATTCAAAGGCCTTTCTAGGATTGGCGAGTTTTGACTCGTAGATCGCTCCAAGCGAAAGGTGAATCTGCTGTCTCTCAGCCGGATCTTCGAAGAGCTCAATTCTAGATTCATAGAGCTCGGCAAGCGCGGGCCAGTTTTGATCTTGAATGTAAGTTTCTCGGAGTTGATTAAGTTCCGCAATTTGAGCTTCCAAATCGGCAGGAGGCTCAGGTGTTTCTTTGCGCTTGAGGTCTTCGAGTCTGGACATCAACGACTGTGTTCTGACGGTTTGTCTGGACTCATCCACTTCAATGAGTTCGGTGGCCTCGCGATGGTCTTCATCTTCATCGAAAGAGTCCTTTTCGTCGGCGATGCTGCGCTCAACGGTTGCTCGCTCGTGCACCGTACGCGGGCTGTCTGTGGTTTCGAGTTCTGATATATCCAGCGAGGCCGTTTTTCTGGGGTCTTCATCGGTGAATTCCCCAGTGTTTGGTTCGTGTTCTTCTGGCGTCATGTCTTCAAGACATTCTGCGAGTTCAGCCGCTGCCTTTCGCAATTCTGCGTAGAGTCTGCCTTTTCCTCGAAGTTGTTGGATCACCTCAGGCCGCAGAACATCGATGATATTTCCGATCGGCCCGAAGGGGTCTACTTCTGCAAGAAAGCGTTCGATGTCGAGGAGGATGCTCGCTGCGGATTGCGCGTCTTCGGGCGTTGCCTTTGCGCCGCGAATGGCCTGCAGCACCCGCTCCAACTCAATAGAACGTGCCTTTACGTCTTCAACGCGTCTCTCTGCCGCGCGAGTCGCCCAGGGGTGACGGATGACCGTCACAGCTTCCAGATAGATTGCGGCTGTGAAGAGGTGCAGCGAGCAAAACTCAAAGCCCTCTTCGAGTTTGAAAAACTGTCTTCTGTGCAGTTGAACCAAGTCATCCGAGGACAACGGAATTCCGCAAGCATTTGCCAGTCGTTGGAAATCTTGAATGGATAAGGGGGAAAATGCGTTTTTCACACCAAACTCGCAGAATCAGTAAGTATCAGCTTTCATGAGTTCTCGTAATAATACCGTGGCATATGCCCCTGAGGGAAGCAGAAATCCTATGCGTATGAACTCTGCATTGGCCTCAAGGAGTTCCAAATCCTCAGGGACGATTCGAAGCACTCGTCGCTCACCCCGCAAGAGTGAGCGATACGCCTCGAGATGCGAGTCTTCCACTTCGAAATCCGCCTGCGCCGCACTCTCTCGTCTACGAACTTCATCGTTGGGTTCGAGCATGCGAGATCCAACCATCGGGCCTGTGGGAGACATCTCTCCGTTCTGAACATAGCCTGAAGCTTCTGCTAGATTTTCCTCGTCCACTCGTAGGAGGCCGCCTTCCTTCTTCTCAAGTATGTCGCCTGGCACCGCCTTATGCAGCTCGTCTCCCAAGACTCGCTCGGCTAACACGCGATTGAAGATTGCACTTTGTACCGAATTGAGTGCGAACCGCTTCAATTTGGAGTTCTTACGGAGCGGAGGAGCAATCTCGGACTTCACGAGGGCGTTCCAACCCATGATGAATGTGTTGTTCCGGTTCCCAAAACGCTGTTGCCCATAGTAGTTTGGGATGCCTTTAGCGCGTATCGCGTCGAGTAGTGACTCGATGCGCTCGGGGGCTTCTGGGGTGTCTGTCCGGATCGTGATTTCGAACCTGTTGGCTTTGAGATGCCCCATCTTTAGCTTGTTGGCGTGCAGGTGAGCCTCGAGGACTTCAAAACCTTCAGCCTTGATATTCGTGGCCTCTTCGGGGGTTTCGAGCCCTGTTCCCCTAAATGGTAGCGAAATCCATTGTTGGGTGATGGCGTATTTGTCCTTTTGGCCAGCAACCCCAAAATCCTTGGGATGGATGTTGAAAATCTGAGCCAGCTCTTTGACCACGTCTTGGGTGTTCAGGCCGCTCTTCTTGACTTTGAGGTAGAGGTGTTCACCCTCTCCGCACGGCAAATAGAGTGGAACCTCGTCAACGAGAAAATCCTCCATTGTCGAACGAATCTTCCCCCCGATACCGGGTAGGTCCGAAGTAAGGTAAGGTGTGGCGAGTAATGTATTGAGGTCGAGATGATCGGTCATAATCGATTGGTGGAAACAGAAGGGGCAAGGCTTAGCACAGAGCGATTTGAGGAGCGACGGCGAGTTCTCGAAGAGGAGGTGGCCAACGGTGAACGCACGATTCCTGTGGGCGGGCTCAGGGTGCCGGACGGCTTGTCGATTGCCCAGAGCCTAAGCGATATCACAGACGAATGGCTAAGAACCTTGTGGAATGAAGCAAGTGGCGACGCTATAGGCGGGAGGCTCGTAGCGCTCGGCGGTTATGGGCGCCAGGAACTCAGCTGGTCGAGTGACGTAGACCTTGTGATTGAGGTCGACGAGGCTGAGTGGGAATCACCTGAGCTCGTAGAATCCGTGGAGAGGTTCATGGCGTGGTGTCGTGAGCCGCGCGTCAAAGTGGCTCACGCCGTCAGGGTTTCATCGCATTTGATTCCCGAGTTTCGCAATGATTTTCGCACGGCCGTGGCCTACCTGGACGCAAGACCCCTCGGTGCTGACGATGCACTTCAGCGAAAGGAGATTGCAGCCGAGTTTCTGCGTGATGAAGACCAGGGGATCGGTTTCGTGGACGACTTGATGGTGGGTTATCGCGCGCGTCTACAGCGCTTTGGTCAGACCATTTATCGGCTCGAACCGGAACTCAAGAATGGGCCTGGTGGATTGAGGGATCTACATTCGATTCTCTGGGGCGCTGAGGCCCGCTTTAACTCGCTTTCCGGTGCTCCGGGCGTGGACTCAAGCACCTTGCAGGACTTGCGGGCAGCACGCGCGTGGATCCTTGGACTGAGATTGCTGATTCACCTTCGTCATGGTCGAAAGCAAGATAGACTCAATTTTCCCGACCAGGAGTGGTTGGCGGAGAAGCTTTTGGACCACGGGGAGATGCGCGAGCGCGCCGAGGCTCTGATGCGCTCTCATTATGAGACCACGAAGAGTGTGTCCAGGCATGCCGAAAGACTCTTGAGGCTCTGGGGTACCCAAGATCAAAAGGAGCGCAACCTGGCCGGTGGGTTCATCGCAGGGGAGACAACCCTTTCATGGGAGGGAGCGTCTTTTTCGGCGGATAATGTGATTGACGGTCTTGAATTGGCGAGCCGAGAAGACCTCTTTGTGAACGCCGAACTCGAAACGCATATGCTCAACAGTTTGCGCGATTGGACGCCAAATCAAAAGCAAATCGAGCGAGTCTCGAAGCTCCTCTTTGACCATCAAACATCTAGGCTTACTTCGACACGGATTCTCGACCTGGGCGTTTTAACCGAGGTAGTGCCGGAGTTTTCTCCGCTTGTATGTCATGTCCAGCACGATGTTTATCACGTCTACACAACGGACGTTCATAGTGTGCGATGCCTCGAAGCAGGTCGCGATCTCCTCAATAATCAGGGTGAAATCGTCGAGAAATGGCCGAGTGTTTTTGAGCTTGTCGATGGCGTGGAAAAGGACGTGTTTCTAGCGGCCTGTTTGTTCCACGATATCGGGAAGAACCGAGGCGGTGGTCATTCCGAAAAAGGCGCTCGATTGATGGTGGATGTGGCGCCGCGGCTCGGCTTTGGACCTGACGCAGCACAGACTCTCGTGTTTTTGGTCCGTGAACACCTAACGCTCGCCCATGCTGCTCGGCGTCGTGACACGCAAGATCCGAAGTTGATTCGAGAGTTGGCGAATTTGGTGCGAACCACGCGCACGTTAAGAACGCTTACGCTTCTCACGTTTTGCGATATGGCGACGGTGGGAGACAACGTGCTCACGGACTGGAATGCCTCGTTATTGCTGGGCCTACACCATCGCATCGAACAGATGTTGGTGCATGGCGCAGAAGATACCTGGCAGCGAAACGAATCGCGGATTCGAGAGATCGAGGAATGGTTGCTTGAGGAAGGCCATGTTTCGGGGCATGTCGAGCGCTTTTTGAGAGATGTTCCAAGCGCCCACCTCGTGGAGACTCCGGCCCAGGCTTTGGGGCGGCAATTCTTGGCCTACGAAGCGTCCATGGCCACAACACCAATTGTAGTGACTTCAAATCTCGAGGACGAAGGTGTGACCGAAGTGATCGTCGCGACGATCGACCGACCAGGAACTTTGGCGCGAATCACTGGAACAATATCAGCTAATGGCCTCACGATTCTTGGTGCAAGGATTGTTTCTACCCACAACGGAAAAACGCTGGATATTTTTCAGGTAGAGAAGTCGGGCGGTCATGGGGCATGGTCTGGGGGCAGTGAGCCGCTGGGGGCGCGTCGCGCGGCAAAACTTGAGGAACAATTGAAAGGGGTGTTGAGCGGGGAGTTGGATGTTCGAGAGCTTTTGGACAAGCGCTTGAGCGAGGGTAAATTGGGCCGCAAACCGACGCCTGCAGTTGACCAAAAAGTAGAGATTCTGGAAATCAGCGAAGAATTTACTGTGTTTGAGATTTCTGCAGAAGATCGCATTGGTTTGCTCTATGAGATAGCGAGTGCCCTTGAGAACTCGGGGGTTGATATCCAACTCTCGAAGATCGACTCCGTTGGCACGCAGGTCGTTGATACATTTTATGTGGAAGAACTTAGTGGAGGCGCTCTGAGTCCCCAACGGGCTCAAGAGGTCAAAACATCATTGGAACGCGTTATAGGAAAGAGGTCAGAATGAGATATCTATTCGTTGCACTAGGACTCCTTTTTGTGGGTTGTGAAAAGAAGGAGGCTGCTCGGGAGTCCGAAACGACTCAAACTCAAGAGGTCGTTGAAGAGGCGCCTGAGGCTAAGCCAGCCCAGCCGAAGGAAGAAGCAAAGTGGGTTGAGACGCCGATGGTGCCTGAAGGGCAGCGCCGTCAGGTCGCCATCGCGACCGAAGCACAACGACAGCTCGCCACGCAACTCATGCAGAAGCTCAATGCCGCTATCGCAGAGGGCGGGCCGAGTGCTGGTGTGGAGGTCTGTTCTACAGTGGCACCGGAGATTGCGACGAGCGTAGGAGAGGCGAACGGAGTCAAGATTGGAAGGACGTCTGCTAAGCTCCGAAACCCTA
This Microvenator marinus DNA region includes the following protein-coding sequences:
- a CDS encoding tetratricopeptide repeat protein, with protein sequence MKNAFSPLSIQDFQRLANACGIPLSSDDLVQLHRRQFFKLEEGFEFCSLHLFTAAIYLEAVTVIRHPWATRAAERRVEDVKARSIELERVLQAIRGAKATPEDAQSAASILLDIERFLAEVDPFGPIGNIIDVLRPEVIQQLRGKGRLYAELRKAAAELAECLEDMTPEEHEPNTGEFTDEDPRKTASLDISELETTDSPRTVHERATVERSIADEKDSFDEDEDHREATELIEVDESRQTVRTQSLMSRLEDLKRKETPEPPADLEAQIAELNQLRETYIQDQNWPALAELYESRIELFEDPAERQQIHLSLGAIYESKLANPRKAFESFVFAVETGGPATDKALEGLKRTGQHADAKNSYRAWLEDRISKDLATIEKRTANLELARVLKEDGESQRAFLLFAAFLASEPETHITTETLATLESLSEEQGEEALDEFLNDILEATSNPRVVELVGLRGAMSYLSRSQNLLAIRNLRKVLEVAPNNEVAFSNLSRLYEAENNFGDLASIIRARLTRAPADLRPNLEAALEKAYEGELKADPDAVSRWTHLLDQSPDDEVALRRAIFGFATHSRHAECYSFLSGLATNVKTDEQRSRILIKLADIALNHLDAPEECREYLESALELTGTSTDILGGFVDLHMHNEEFINAVAGVESLLSISENLSREEKLEWLQVGVEAAELAYRDEEKEKFLAQIREIESTHI
- the truD gene encoding tRNA pseudouridine(13) synthase TruD, with translation MTDHLDLNTLLATPYLTSDLPGIGGKIRSTMEDFLVDEVPLYLPCGEGEHLYLKVKKSGLNTQDVVKELAQIFNIHPKDFGVAGQKDKYAITQQWISLPFRGTGLETPEEATNIKAEGFEVLEAHLHANKLKMGHLKANRFEITIRTDTPEAPERIESLLDAIRAKGIPNYYGQQRFGNRNNTFIMGWNALVKSEIAPPLRKNSKLKRFALNSVQSAIFNRVLAERVLGDELHKAVPGDILEKKEGGLLRVDEENLAEASGYVQNGEMSPTGPMVGSRMLEPNDEVRRRESAAQADFEVEDSHLEAYRSLLRGERRVLRIVPEDLELLEANAEFIRIGFLLPSGAYATVLLRELMKADTY
- a CDS encoding HD domain-containing protein; amino-acid sequence: MIGHNRLVETEGARLSTERFEERRRVLEEEVANGERTIPVGGLRVPDGLSIAQSLSDITDEWLRTLWNEASGDAIGGRLVALGGYGRQELSWSSDVDLVIEVDEAEWESPELVESVERFMAWCREPRVKVAHAVRVSSHLIPEFRNDFRTAVAYLDARPLGADDALQRKEIAAEFLRDEDQGIGFVDDLMVGYRARLQRFGQTIYRLEPELKNGPGGLRDLHSILWGAEARFNSLSGAPGVDSSTLQDLRAARAWILGLRLLIHLRHGRKQDRLNFPDQEWLAEKLLDHGEMRERAEALMRSHYETTKSVSRHAERLLRLWGTQDQKERNLAGGFIAGETTLSWEGASFSADNVIDGLELASREDLFVNAELETHMLNSLRDWTPNQKQIERVSKLLFDHQTSRLTSTRILDLGVLTEVVPEFSPLVCHVQHDVYHVYTTDVHSVRCLEAGRDLLNNQGEIVEKWPSVFELVDGVEKDVFLAACLFHDIGKNRGGGHSEKGARLMVDVAPRLGFGPDAAQTLVFLVREHLTLAHAARRRDTQDPKLIRELANLVRTTRTLRTLTLLTFCDMATVGDNVLTDWNASLLLGLHHRIEQMLVHGAEDTWQRNESRIREIEEWLLEEGHVSGHVERFLRDVPSAHLVETPAQALGRQFLAYEASMATTPIVVTSNLEDEGVTEVIVATIDRPGTLARITGTISANGLTILGARIVSTHNGKTLDIFQVEKSGGHGAWSGGSEPLGARRAAKLEEQLKGVLSGELDVRELLDKRLSEGKLGRKPTPAVDQKVEILEISEEFTVFEISAEDRIGLLYEIASALENSGVDIQLSKIDSVGTQVVDTFYVEELSGGALSPQRAQEVKTSLERVIGKRSE
- a CDS encoding c-type heme family protein, translating into MRYLFVALGLLFVGCEKKEAARESETTQTQEVVEEAPEAKPAQPKEEAKWVETPMVPEGQRRQVAIATEAQRQLATQLMQKLNAAIAEGGPSAGVEVCSTVAPEIATSVGEANGVKIGRTSAKLRNPKNTAPEWMVSVLEEEKNTRRFFSHPDGTLGVATPIPMAELCVQCHGPAEGISAEVKEALGAAYPEDEATGYKPGDTRGWFWIEVPAES